One part of the Pseudoliparis swirei isolate HS2019 ecotype Mariana Trench chromosome 6, NWPU_hadal_v1, whole genome shotgun sequence genome encodes these proteins:
- the cd9a gene encoding CD9 molecule a isoform X1 has product MAALSGGEMCIKYLMFAFNLIFWLAGTAVFAIGLWLRFDPKTKGLFEGAESPYVFYTGVYILIGAGALMMVVGFLGCCGAIQESPCMLGLFFFFLLIIFAIGVAAGIWVFSNQSKVVNDITTFYMQTYNNFKVTGDERLKETLRMIQTGLNCCGPTGSVVETAKDTCPQGEPLELLITKSCPDAIDEVFDSKLHVIGGVGITIGVVMVFGMIFSMLLCCAIRKSREVV; this is encoded by the exons ATGGCTGCGCTGTCGGGAGGAGAAATGTGCATCAAATACCTGATGTTTGCCTTCAACCTGATATTCTGG CTTGCAGGCACAGCTGTCTTTGCGATAGGCCTGTGGCTAAGATTCGACCCAAAGACCAAAGGCCTGTTTGAAGGAGCAGAGTCTCCATATGTGTTTTACACAG GTGTATACATCCTGATTGGAGCTGGAGCactgatgatggtggtgggcTTTCTGGGATGTTGTGGGGCCATCCAGGAGTCCCCCTGTATGCTGGGACTG ttcttcttcttcctgcttaTCATATTTGCCATTGGGGTTGCGGCTGGAATCTGGGTATTTTCCAACCAAAGCAAG GTGGTGAACGATATCACAACGTTCTACATGCAGACCTACAATAACTTCAAGGTGACAGGAGATGAGCGATTGAAAGAGACTCTGCGGATGATTCAAACCGGG cTGAACTGTTGTGGCCCAACTGGTTCTGTCGTAGAAACTGCCAAAGACACCTGTCCCCAGGGAGAGCCACTTGAGCTGCTCATTACAAAG AGCTGCCCTGACGCCATTGATGAGGTGTTTGACTCCAAACTACACGTCATTGGAGGAGTGGGCATCACCATCGGTGTTGTTATG GTGTTTGGGATGATCTTTAGCATGCTCCTGTGCTGCGCCATCAGGAAGTCCCGGGAGGTGGTGTGA
- the cd9a gene encoding CD9 molecule a isoform X2, which yields MTVAGGIKCVKYVMFVFNFFFWLAGTAVFAIGLWLRFDPKTKGLFEGAESPYVFYTGVYILIGAGALMMVVGFLGCCGAIQESPCMLGLFFFFLLIIFAIGVAAGIWVFSNQSKVVNDITTFYMQTYNNFKVTGDERLKETLRMIQTGLNCCGPTGSVVETAKDTCPQGEPLELLITKSCPDAIDEVFDSKLHVIGGVGITIGVVMVFGMIFSMLLCCAIRKSREVV from the exons ATGACTGTCGCTGGGGGAATAAAATGTGTGAAATATGTCATGTTTGTCTTCAACTTTTTCTTCTGG CTTGCAGGCACAGCTGTCTTTGCGATAGGCCTGTGGCTAAGATTCGACCCAAAGACCAAAGGCCTGTTTGAAGGAGCAGAGTCTCCATATGTGTTTTACACAG GTGTATACATCCTGATTGGAGCTGGAGCactgatgatggtggtgggcTTTCTGGGATGTTGTGGGGCCATCCAGGAGTCCCCCTGTATGCTGGGACTG ttcttcttcttcctgcttaTCATATTTGCCATTGGGGTTGCGGCTGGAATCTGGGTATTTTCCAACCAAAGCAAG GTGGTGAACGATATCACAACGTTCTACATGCAGACCTACAATAACTTCAAGGTGACAGGAGATGAGCGATTGAAAGAGACTCTGCGGATGATTCAAACCGGG cTGAACTGTTGTGGCCCAACTGGTTCTGTCGTAGAAACTGCCAAAGACACCTGTCCCCAGGGAGAGCCACTTGAGCTGCTCATTACAAAG AGCTGCCCTGACGCCATTGATGAGGTGTTTGACTCCAAACTACACGTCATTGGAGGAGTGGGCATCACCATCGGTGTTGTTATG GTGTTTGGGATGATCTTTAGCATGCTCCTGTGCTGCGCCATCAGGAAGTCCCGGGAGGTGGTGTGA
- the bbs10 gene encoding Bardet-Biedl syndrome 10 protein: MSAFQGVGMPPVEHLHLEHVLQTVCVLESVVRRCFGPEGGQVLFTQDTGQAMLSRSGSRILTALRLEHPVARMVVECVLNHSTVTGDGSKTFILLMASLLRIIHTTACKEPHLSHTYNSKAAAEAATARHLADKLLAFALEELDDLIAIAVVPYGCCLSWEDFTAKTQLQAHTNSHCVQNLLASFFYSRLGRTHCELMSNLTCELLTHWKIENDLPSSSLHFVNDNLAALHTPVSGFPISCSRLIMGQVIHRDFAAHCPQTDHQLVKAVVFSGYLQPKLLRAEEVLELGCGEQGQQRKIVHFSAWAERSLECVIAKLRSLGVSVLMSAVKQSAAVLALALQAEMSMVECVSEDELTLFARLSRTTPVTDCWMIEPEHVATLTYCRPILLGAHRYVHVAFHDSEERATVKPCSLVVCGLGEGQTDQYAFALRDAIRMLLSTWEPMSTSKRTLQSNKSTSLHPDNQIANATPSKQYVLEPGCVIPAGGTFEFLLNHALLLHGSSCSFPDDTITGVPAVSQLLAKALLSVPRQIYSDSPRRFLQTQTRLLSCIQNHLHPSSLTHKQEPNTTLIQVKDESESPLEEGTLIKHCRPEADPSPEVFTLDSGLESVSCKYQVLLAVLQCVSSLLRVDTVLHTHTALHTQSHRLSNISREGTDDEAED, translated from the exons ATGAGTGCCTTTCAGGGTGTGGGGATGCCGCCGGTGGAGCATCTTCACCTGGAACATGTTctgcagactgtgtgtgtgttggagtcaGTCGTCCGCCGCTGTTTCGGCCCTGAAGGAGGACAGGTGCTGTTCACACAAGACACGGGACAAGCAATGTTGAGCCGCAGTGGGTCTCGCATTCTCACTGCACTACGACTGGAGCATCCAGTggccag GATGGTGGTGGAGTGTGTCTTGAACCACAGCACTGTAACAGGTGATGGGTCCAAGACATTTATACTGCTGATGGCGTCATTACTACGGATAATTCATACAACGGCCTGCAAGGAGCCTCATCTGTCTCACACCTATAACTCCAAGGCCGCAGCAGAAGCGGCCACTGCCAGGCACTTGGCTGACAAGTTGTTGGCATTTGCATTAGAGGAGCTGGACGATCTTATTGCCATAGCAGTGGTCCCGTATGGATGCTGTCTTTCTTGGGAGGATTTTACTgcaaaaacacaattacaagCGCACACAAACAGTCACTGTGTTCAAAATCTTCTGGCATCCTTCTTTTATTCACGGCTGGGTCGCACCCACTGTGAGCTCATGAGCAACCTCACCTGTGAACTTCTCACTCACTGGAAGATTGAAAATGACTTACCTTCCTCATCACTTCACTTTGTAAATGAcaacttggctgccttgcataCACCTGTGTCAGGCTTCCCTATTAGTTGTTCACGTTTGATTATGGGGCAAGTCATTCACAGGGACTTTGCTGCACACTGCCCTCAGACTGACCACCAGCTGGTTAAAGCTGTCGTTTTTTCTGGGTACCTGCAGCCAAAATTGCTCCGCGCAGAAGAAGTGCTGGAGCTGGGGTGTGGAGAGCAAGGGCAGCAGAGAAAAATTGTGCATTTTAGCGCCTGGGCAGAAAGGTCGCTGGAGTGTGTCATTGCGAAACTGCGGAGTTTGGGCGTCTCTGTGCTCATGTCCGCAGTGAAACAGTCTGCTGCTGTCCTGGCGTTAGCTCTACAGGCGGAGATGTCCatggtggagtgtgtgagtgaagacGAGCTGACTCTCTTTGCGAGGCTCAGTAGGACCACGCCTGTCACTGACTGCTGGATGATTGAACCAGAGCACGTTGCTACACTGACCTATTGCAGACCAATACTGCTGGGAGCTCATAG GTATGTCCATGTGGCTTTCCATGACTCCGAGGAAAGGGCCACGGTCAAACCCTGTAGTCTGGTCGtttgtggcctgggggaaggGCAAACTGACCAGTATGCTTTTGCGCTTCGAGATGCTATCCGCATGCTTCTTTCAACTTGGGAGCCCATGTCGACATCAAAGAGGACCTTGCAGTCCAACAAAAGCACGTCTTTACATCCGGACAATCAGATCGCCAATGCAACTCCCTCCAAGCAGTATGTGTTGGAGCCAGGCTGTGTTATCCCTGCCGGTGGGACATTTGAGTTCCTCTTAAACCATGCCCTCCTGCTACATGGCAGCAGTTGCTCATTTCCTGATGACACAATTACGGGTGTCCCTGCTGTTTCCCAGCTCCTGGCAAAGGCTCTTCTGAGCGTGCCACGACAGATTTACTCTGACAGTCCACGGCGTTTCCTGCAGACTCAAACCAGACTCCTGAGTTGTATTCAAAATCATTTGCACCCTTCcagcctcacacacaaacaagaacCCAACACAACCCTCATACAGGTTAAGGATGAAAGTGAAAGCCCTCTAGAGGAGGGTACACTGATCAAGCATTGTCGTCCAGAAGCTGACCCGTCACCAGAGGTGTTTACGTTGGACTCGGGCCTTGAATCTGTCTCTTGTAAATACCAGGTACTTTTGGCCGTGCTGCAGTGTGTCTCAAGTCTTCTCCGTGTGGACAccgtgctgcacacacacaccgccttaCACACTCAGTCTCACAGACTTTCAAACATTTCCCGGGAGGGCACAGATGACGAGGCTGAAGACTGA